One genomic region from Streptomyces sp. NBC_01304 encodes:
- a CDS encoding InlB B-repeat-containing protein, with protein MKRSAWLASCSAATAMAVSLSLAQTQTASAGMPGGPELSDAEAVLAGARGPDPDRPWVLRTGTLETSADDFAELCEKDDGAVDEGTLRLFPDVAVDVVASHVLHDPKADLFTWSGHVRGAPAHGVDLAVTGVCSDGPIHVSGHVDQGDLDYEIIADSDGVSTVEEIDARAFPDLGDDRPHHRLDHPETTAPRAAGTRRRAEPDGMTYIDVAVGYTPNAAAKKGGELGMKAAIAVAEAQMNRALEVSGVNARVSFAHTFEAKGFTGSEDAAAMWREMSQRTTALGRQVRDVREKTYADLVTIVSDVPKPKPSPSNPHGLYTGGIGSYTGSPDAKHTTEAIYSAADVATMTSNGTLAHEIGHNLALQHDDKNEANAPLNPHYPANRGWVTPSKKFHTIMAYGSACDWKCHMIPQYSNTINKNEGEPLGDARHDNASVLRQTAPIVAAYRTPPKAAQRFSLSVQTSPRGGGTAIPATQGPYADGAQVSVTARPADGYTFTGWKLDGKTIGSHTPLAVAMTKDRQLVAEFAPVPHQYKVTPLVSPAGAGKIQLQPQQSTYMSGETVNATAVPNRGYQFQEWRVNGRQLSTSARIPLQVDASFDLVAVFARGTHTLTTKTTPLPRSGTVTVSQPGPYATGDSVVLGAKPGPYRVFTGWTVDGADAGKRIPLPLIVKRSHTVTASFACSVAARGAIDAKWRAWGAEKSNLGCPTGPEKTLKGGIVQPFEDGNIYWTKAGGAHPVRGGFLREWGKLSYERGAFGYPLTDPVQLPVSDGKPTGGKALPKKGVYQRFQGGLIVWDAATTKVTSTRL; from the coding sequence ATGAAACGAAGCGCCTGGCTCGCGAGTTGCTCGGCGGCGACGGCAATGGCTGTCTCGCTGAGCCTTGCGCAGACGCAAACCGCGTCTGCCGGAATGCCCGGTGGACCCGAACTGTCGGACGCCGAAGCGGTATTGGCGGGTGCCAGAGGGCCCGACCCCGACCGGCCCTGGGTACTGCGCACCGGCACCTTGGAAACCTCAGCGGACGACTTCGCCGAACTCTGCGAGAAGGACGACGGTGCCGTTGACGAGGGGACGCTGCGTCTCTTCCCCGATGTGGCGGTCGACGTTGTCGCCTCACACGTCCTGCACGACCCGAAGGCCGACCTGTTCACCTGGTCCGGGCATGTCCGGGGCGCGCCCGCACACGGAGTCGACCTGGCAGTGACCGGTGTCTGCTCGGACGGGCCCATCCATGTGTCGGGCCACGTGGACCAGGGCGACCTCGACTACGAGATCATCGCCGACTCCGACGGGGTGAGCACCGTCGAGGAGATCGACGCCCGCGCGTTCCCCGACCTGGGGGACGACCGGCCCCACCACCGCCTCGACCACCCGGAAACCACTGCCCCGCGCGCGGCCGGGACACGACGCCGCGCTGAACCGGACGGCATGACGTACATCGACGTCGCCGTCGGCTACACCCCGAACGCCGCAGCCAAGAAGGGCGGAGAACTGGGTATGAAGGCCGCCATCGCGGTCGCCGAGGCACAGATGAACCGGGCCCTCGAGGTCAGCGGCGTCAACGCCCGAGTGAGCTTCGCCCACACCTTCGAAGCCAAGGGGTTCACCGGCTCCGAGGACGCCGCGGCGATGTGGCGGGAGATGTCCCAGCGCACCACAGCACTGGGACGACAGGTCCGCGACGTACGCGAGAAGACGTACGCAGACCTGGTCACGATCGTTTCCGACGTGCCCAAGCCGAAGCCCTCGCCCAGCAATCCGCACGGCCTGTACACCGGCGGCATCGGCAGCTACACCGGCTCACCCGATGCCAAGCACACCACGGAAGCCATCTACTCGGCCGCCGACGTCGCCACGATGACCTCCAACGGCACCCTGGCGCACGAGATCGGCCACAATCTCGCGCTGCAGCACGACGACAAGAACGAGGCGAACGCGCCGCTGAATCCGCACTACCCGGCGAACCGGGGCTGGGTGACGCCGAGCAAGAAGTTCCACACGATCATGGCCTACGGTTCGGCGTGCGACTGGAAGTGCCACATGATCCCGCAGTACTCCAACACGATCAACAAGAATGAAGGCGAGCCGCTGGGCGACGCCCGGCACGACAACGCTTCCGTGCTCCGTCAGACCGCCCCCATCGTGGCCGCCTACCGCACACCACCCAAGGCCGCGCAGCGCTTCAGCCTCTCCGTGCAGACCTCTCCGCGTGGCGGTGGCACCGCGATCCCTGCCACTCAAGGCCCCTACGCCGACGGCGCACAGGTGAGTGTCACGGCCCGCCCGGCGGACGGCTACACCTTCACCGGCTGGAAGCTCGACGGCAAGACCATCGGCAGCCACACCCCGCTCGCGGTGGCCATGACGAAGGACCGCCAGCTGGTCGCCGAGTTCGCCCCCGTCCCGCACCAGTACAAGGTAACCCCGCTCGTGAGCCCGGCGGGCGCGGGCAAGATCCAGCTTCAGCCCCAGCAGAGCACGTACATGAGCGGCGAAACGGTCAATGCCACTGCCGTCCCGAACCGGGGCTACCAGTTCCAGGAGTGGCGGGTGAACGGCCGCCAGCTATCGACCTCCGCGCGAATCCCGCTGCAGGTCGACGCCAGCTTCGACCTGGTCGCGGTCTTCGCCCGGGGCACGCACACCCTCACCACGAAGACGACCCCGCTGCCGAGGTCGGGCACGGTCACCGTCTCCCAGCCCGGTCCGTACGCGACTGGCGACTCGGTCGTCCTTGGCGCCAAGCCCGGCCCGTACCGGGTCTTCACCGGCTGGACGGTCGACGGCGCTGACGCCGGCAAGCGAATCCCCCTCCCACTGATCGTCAAGCGCAGCCACACCGTCACGGCTTCCTTCGCCTGCTCGGTGGCCGCCCGCGGCGCGATCGACGCCAAGTGGCGGGCCTGGGGCGCGGAGAAGAGCAACCTCGGCTGCCCCACGGGCCCGGAGAAGACACTCAAGGGCGGCATCGTCCAGCCCTTCGAGGACGGCAACATCTACTGGACCAAGGCCGGCGGGGCCCACCCTGTGCGGGGCGGCTTCCTGCGTGAGTGGGGCAAGCTCAGCTACGAGCGCGGCGCGTTCGGCTACCCGCTGACCGACCCGGTGCAACTGCCTGTGAGCGATGGCAAGCCGACTGGTGGTAAGGCTCTTCCGAAGAAGGGCGTCTATCAGCGGTTCCAAGGCGGGTTGATCGTGTGGGACGCTGCGACCACCAAGGTGACCAGCACGCGTCTGTGA
- a CDS encoding IS5 family transposase yields MTSSQQREPYLSDLSDARWALMEPTLTAWRAERQKTSLNLGGKVTDLREVMNAILFLNRTGVPWRYLPHDFPPHATVFGYFSAWTADGTIEKLGLHLHRMVREQAGRTAEPTACVIDAQSVKTATSVPTDTQGTDAGKKIVGRKRSIVVDTLGLLLLVMVTAASVSDNEAGKQLLTQIAADHPTITKAWVDTGYKIQAIEHGATLGIDVDVVPRKPQVKGFSVIPRRWVVERSFGWIMMHRRLARDYETKPAHSESMIRLAMISNLAKRATGETPITWHNP; encoded by the coding sequence ATGACCTCTTCGCAGCAGCGCGAGCCGTACCTGAGTGATCTCTCCGATGCCCGTTGGGCGTTGATGGAGCCGACCTTGACGGCCTGGCGGGCCGAGCGGCAGAAGACCTCGCTCAACCTCGGCGGGAAGGTCACTGACCTGCGAGAAGTCATGAACGCGATCCTCTTCCTCAACAGGACCGGCGTCCCCTGGCGCTACCTCCCCCACGACTTCCCGCCGCACGCCACCGTGTTCGGCTACTTCAGCGCCTGGACCGCCGACGGCACCATCGAGAAACTCGGCCTCCACCTGCACCGCATGGTCCGTGAGCAGGCAGGACGTACTGCCGAGCCCACCGCTTGCGTCATCGATGCCCAGAGCGTCAAGACCGCCACCAGCGTGCCCACCGACACTCAGGGCACCGACGCCGGGAAGAAGATCGTGGGCCGCAAACGCAGCATCGTCGTCGACACCCTCGGCCTATTGCTGCTGGTCATGGTGACCGCGGCCAGCGTCTCCGACAACGAGGCCGGCAAGCAGCTCCTCACCCAGATTGCCGCCGACCACCCCACGATCACGAAGGCGTGGGTCGACACCGGCTACAAGATTCAGGCCATCGAGCACGGCGCCACCCTCGGCATCGATGTCGATGTCGTCCCCAGGAAACCGCAGGTCAAAGGGTTTTCCGTGATTCCGCGAAGGTGGGTAGTAGAGCGAAGTTTCGGTTGGATCATGATGCACCGTCGGCTCGCCCGCGACTACGAGACCAAACCCGCCCACTCCGAAAGCATGATCCGCCTCGCGATGATCTCGAACCTCGCGAAACGAGCAACCGGCGAAACACCCATAACTTGGCACAACCCATGA
- a CDS encoding HAD family hydrolase has translation MAIMGVLLDFSGTIFRMESSESWLRAVLADARIPMPEPELLHHAAQLEAMGALPGGAPLAVVPDHLAHLWAARDESAEHHRVAYTSLAQQVALPGTGLHDALYERHMTPAAWHPYPDTAEVLTTLNLQGIRVGVLSNIGWDLRPVIRAHGLDDYVNAYTLSYEHGIQKPDPRLFRIACDSIGVAPHEVLMVGDDRRADGGAAELGCSVHYVDHLPAAERPLGLMPVLDLIGQQH, from the coding sequence ATGGCAATCATGGGCGTGCTCCTCGACTTCTCAGGAACCATCTTCCGCATGGAATCTTCCGAATCCTGGCTGCGGGCCGTACTGGCGGATGCCAGGATCCCCATGCCCGAGCCGGAATTGCTCCATCACGCGGCACAACTGGAGGCGATGGGAGCGCTGCCGGGCGGCGCTCCGCTCGCCGTGGTGCCCGACCACCTTGCCCACCTGTGGGCTGCCCGCGACGAAAGCGCCGAGCACCATCGGGTGGCGTACACAAGCCTCGCCCAGCAAGTGGCCTTGCCCGGGACCGGCCTCCATGACGCCCTCTACGAGCGTCATATGACGCCTGCGGCATGGCACCCGTACCCGGACACCGCCGAGGTGCTCACCACACTGAACCTACAAGGTATCCGTGTCGGCGTGCTCAGCAACATCGGATGGGATCTCCGGCCGGTCATCCGCGCCCATGGGCTCGATGACTACGTGAACGCATACACCTTGTCGTACGAGCACGGCATCCAGAAGCCTGATCCCCGACTCTTCCGAATTGCCTGCGACTCAATCGGCGTCGCCCCTCATGAGGTGTTGATGGTCGGCGACGACCGACGCGCGGACGGCGGAGCTGCGGAGCTCGGCTGCTCGGTCCACTACGTGGACCATCTGCCGGCAGCGGAGCGGCCCCTAGGGCTGATGCCAGTACTCGACCTCATTGGCCAGCAGCACTGA
- a CDS encoding MIP family channel protein → MESRSIVSEFLGTLLLVVFAVGSAVLASDAIGTLGIALAFGFTLLALAYALGPVSGCHVNPAVTLGVLLAKRIPLKTAVAYWIAQFFGGVAGAALLLLVAKQVPGIKTHGAFGSNGFGDRSAVHINTGGAFLAEVILTCLLVLVVLAVTHKVAAVGFAGLAIGLSLTVIHLVGIPLTGTSVNPARSLGPALFAGSPALTQLWLFLLAPLVGGALAAVVHRATHPDESANA, encoded by the coding sequence GTGGAGTCGCGTTCGATCGTGTCGGAGTTTCTCGGGACCCTCTTGTTGGTCGTCTTCGCCGTCGGTTCTGCGGTACTGGCGAGCGACGCCATCGGAACCCTGGGGATCGCGTTGGCCTTCGGCTTTACGCTGCTGGCTTTGGCCTACGCGCTGGGGCCTGTCTCTGGCTGCCATGTCAACCCGGCTGTGACACTTGGGGTGTTGCTCGCAAAGAGGATCCCTCTGAAGACCGCGGTCGCCTATTGGATCGCCCAGTTCTTCGGCGGTGTCGCGGGCGCGGCCCTGCTCCTACTGGTCGCCAAGCAGGTCCCGGGCATCAAGACTCACGGCGCGTTCGGCAGTAACGGCTTCGGTGATCGCTCCGCCGTCCACATCAACACCGGCGGCGCCTTCCTGGCCGAGGTCATCCTCACCTGCCTGCTGGTTCTTGTGGTCCTAGCGGTGACGCACAAGGTCGCCGCGGTGGGGTTCGCCGGACTCGCCATCGGCCTCTCCCTCACCGTCATCCACCTCGTGGGCATTCCTCTGACCGGCACGTCCGTGAACCCCGCTCGCAGCCTCGGCCCCGCCCTGTTCGCCGGGAGCCCCGCGCTCACCCAGCTGTGGTTGTTCCTGCTCGCCCCATTGGTCGGAGGAGCGCTCGCCGCGGTAGTCCACCGGGCAACCCACCCCGATGAATCCGCCAACGCCTGA